Proteins from one Mucilaginibacter jinjuensis genomic window:
- a CDS encoding N(4)-(beta-N-acetylglucosaminyl)-L-asparaginase yields the protein MLNRRKFITLTAASAYLTTLTDKVLAQSTEPLKSTLPVVISTWDFGVAANQAAWGVLKKGGRALDAVEAGARIPEADMKNHSVGRAGYPDRDGHVTLDACIMDEQGNCGSVAAMENIAHPISVARMVMEKTPHVMLAGDGATQFAIEHGFKKETLLTPESEKAWKEWLKTAKYAPVINSENKDYKLGNKYNHDTIGMLALDSKGNISGACTTSGMAWKLHGRVGDSPIIGAGLYVDNEVGGATSTGVGEEVIRNVGSFLVVELMRQGHSPQQACEEAVKRIIKKKPETAKQIQVGFLALNKKGEYGAFAIQEGFSYAVCNTEKQDTLIKGESFYK from the coding sequence ATGTTAAACCGCCGCAAGTTTATAACGCTTACTGCTGCAAGCGCCTATCTTACTACCCTCACTGATAAAGTTTTAGCTCAAAGTACAGAACCTTTAAAGTCGACCTTACCGGTAGTAATTTCTACCTGGGACTTTGGCGTCGCTGCCAACCAGGCGGCATGGGGTGTATTGAAAAAAGGCGGCCGTGCCTTAGATGCCGTTGAAGCCGGTGCCCGCATCCCCGAAGCCGATATGAAAAACCACAGTGTTGGCCGAGCCGGGTACCCCGACCGCGATGGACATGTTACCCTTGATGCCTGTATTATGGATGAGCAGGGCAATTGCGGATCGGTAGCGGCGATGGAAAACATAGCCCACCCTATCTCTGTAGCACGTATGGTGATGGAAAAAACCCCACACGTAATGCTGGCCGGTGATGGTGCTACGCAATTTGCTATTGAACACGGGTTCAAAAAAGAAACATTATTAACCCCTGAATCTGAAAAGGCCTGGAAAGAGTGGTTGAAAACCGCCAAATATGCACCGGTAATTAACAGCGAAAACAAAGATTATAAGCTCGGGAATAAATATAACCACGATACCATTGGTATGCTGGCGTTGGATAGCAAAGGCAATATCTCTGGGGCATGTACCACCAGCGGCATGGCCTGGAAACTGCATGGCCGCGTAGGCGACAGCCCCATCATTGGCGCAGGTTTATATGTGGATAACGAAGTTGGTGGCGCCACATCAACAGGTGTGGGCGAAGAGGTAATTCGTAACGTAGGGAGCTTTTTGGTGGTTGAACTGATGCGTCAGGGCCATTCTCCGCAGCAAGCTTGTGAGGAAGCCGTAAAACGGATCATCAAAAAAAAACCGGAGACTGCTAAACAGATCCAGGTTGGCTTTCTGGCCCTCAACAAAAAAGGTGAATATGGCGCATTCGCCATTCAGGAAGGATTCTCTTACGCGGTTTGTAATACCGAAAAACAAGACACACTGATTAAGGGCGAGAGTTTTTACAAATAA
- the gldC gene encoding gliding motility protein GldC, which produces MKTAEIKLTIELDDHNVPENITWESTDAENKEALPVKSMMLALWDNNYKNTLRIDLWTKDMPVDEMKRFFYETLQTMGDSFLRATGETNIVEDLRDYCAHFAEKMEIIK; this is translated from the coding sequence ATGAAGACTGCTGAAATTAAACTGACTATCGAATTAGACGATCATAACGTTCCGGAAAACATTACCTGGGAATCAACAGATGCCGAAAACAAAGAGGCGCTACCCGTAAAATCAATGATGTTGGCGCTGTGGGACAATAACTATAAAAACACGCTACGCATTGACCTGTGGACTAAAGATATGCCGGTTGATGAGATGAAACGCTTTTTCTACGAAACCCTGCAAACCATGGGCGATAGTTTTTTACGTGCAACGGGCGAAACCAACATTGTGGAAGACCTGCGCGACTATTGTGCCCACTTTGCCGAAAAAATGGAAATCATTAAATAA
- a CDS encoding response regulator has product MIKLSFRQQVFIGFGLSIFLVLFVGLFSYKSIKQLQENQTEMEYSQKLINSSDHILQLLIDAETGMRGFVATGKPVFLDPYNSALPQLNDDLSKIKDLEQTDQAQTADINALAILVYKQLDLLKSNVDNRDKIGLDEMVKRGMLLNGKQIMDDIRNTINRINAREQHSLNERKASTEDAVQLTIVTIVGGSTVFFFIILGMLYYILGTFKKQKLIEDEIKSSNNELEKVLGENRAKNWQLTGSGILNEKMQGQQSEVELTQNVLAEVCNYTKAITGTLYLYDDKQELLKLNAWYAFHDLSAIKKTIKLSESWLGQVAKDEKAATIKGSLNQKLELETSIISQELAEIFIVPLFFDKRLIGVMEIAYQDTIHEAVKDYILSVANDIGVAINTARARTIMQDLFEETQQQAEELEAQQEEMRVTNEELLSKTEMLQASEEELRVQQEELRTINAELEEKASLLEEKNQAVEEARKDISEKVHQLETTGRYKSEFLANMSHELRTPLNSILVLARILKDNKAENLSDDQIKYASVIFNAGNDLLTLINDILDLAKIESGKIEIQNERTSVEGIVGDMQMLFAEVAGNKKINFTTLIGDVPDFIVADKVRVEQILKNLLSNAFKFTPENGEISIKAMPGAIADTIALSIKDSGIGIQPDKQKLIFEAFQQEDGSTSRKYGGTGLGLSISRELAALLGGSITLFSEPGKGSEFTFNLPVNGAVTPHVAIEEEVPTVQNFTATAEMPKLAKVLFDDPNRQPLVVIVEDDRNFAEILQNYAAEYGYQAVLVNEGTNAAEIIAENKPDAVLLDIMLPGKDGWEILKELKANPETKNIPVHMMSAGEAAAKRVKSEGAISFMKKPVNTEALNKLFSDIIEQSSTGVKQILLVEDHEAQSDALRDLMQKQGIAVAQAYTGEQAFKMLEENEYQCVVLDLNLPDISGLDLLDKIKALERFASLPVIINTAMELDKNSVSRLMQYANAMVVKTSKSSDRLIDEVNLFLHKLNTATPQAAAPAAKPRQVTGSKAMLKGRKVLLVDDDMRNIFALSSALQSYDLEVEIANDGEEALKKLEELPQVDIVLMDIMMPVMDGYEAMRQIRKQNKWAKLPVIALTAKAMKDDRDKCIAAGANDYITKPVDVDRLISLMQLWMES; this is encoded by the coding sequence ATGATTAAACTATCCTTCCGCCAGCAGGTATTCATCGGCTTCGGTCTGTCTATTTTTTTGGTTCTGTTTGTTGGTTTGTTTTCATACAAAAGCATTAAGCAATTGCAGGAAAACCAAACCGAAATGGAATACAGCCAAAAGCTGATTAACAGTTCAGACCATATCCTCCAATTGTTAATTGATGCCGAAACGGGTATGCGTGGTTTTGTGGCAACAGGTAAGCCTGTTTTTCTGGATCCCTATAATTCGGCTTTGCCACAGCTTAATGATGATCTAAGTAAAATAAAAGATCTCGAACAAACCGACCAGGCGCAAACTGCCGATATTAACGCACTTGCTATTTTGGTATACAAGCAATTAGATCTGCTTAAATCAAACGTAGATAACCGCGACAAAATTGGCCTGGATGAAATGGTTAAGCGTGGAATGCTGCTTAACGGGAAGCAAATTATGGATGATATCCGTAATACGATCAACCGGATCAATGCCCGAGAACAACATTCGCTAAATGAGCGAAAGGCATCAACAGAAGATGCTGTTCAATTAACCATTGTTACTATTGTTGGTGGTTCAACAGTGTTCTTCTTTATCATCCTGGGTATGTTGTATTACATCCTGGGTACGTTTAAGAAACAAAAGCTGATTGAGGACGAGATCAAAAGCTCCAACAATGAACTTGAAAAAGTTTTAGGCGAAAACAGGGCTAAAAACTGGCAGCTAACCGGTTCAGGTATCCTGAACGAAAAAATGCAAGGTCAGCAAAGCGAAGTTGAACTGACCCAAAATGTTTTGGCCGAAGTTTGTAATTACACTAAAGCAATAACAGGTACATTATATCTGTATGATGATAAACAGGAACTGTTAAAGCTGAATGCCTGGTACGCTTTCCATGATCTGAGCGCTATTAAGAAAACCATCAAATTATCAGAAAGCTGGTTAGGTCAGGTTGCTAAGGATGAAAAAGCGGCTACTATTAAAGGCAGTCTAAATCAGAAATTGGAGCTGGAAACGTCGATCATCAGTCAGGAATTAGCTGAGATATTTATCGTGCCATTATTCTTCGATAAACGATTGATCGGTGTAATGGAAATTGCTTACCAGGATACCATTCACGAAGCCGTTAAAGATTATATATTATCCGTAGCTAATGATATTGGCGTGGCTATTAATACTGCCCGTGCCCGCACCATTATGCAGGATCTGTTCGAAGAAACCCAGCAACAGGCCGAAGAACTGGAAGCACAGCAGGAAGAAATGCGTGTTACCAACGAAGAGCTGCTGAGCAAAACCGAAATGCTGCAGGCATCAGAAGAAGAGCTGCGCGTACAACAGGAAGAGCTCCGTACCATCAATGCTGAACTGGAAGAAAAAGCCAGTTTACTGGAAGAAAAGAACCAGGCGGTTGAAGAGGCACGCAAAGATATCAGCGAGAAAGTACATCAGCTGGAAACCACTGGTCGTTACAAATCTGAGTTTTTGGCTAACATGAGCCACGAGCTTCGTACGCCATTAAATAGTATTTTGGTGCTTGCGCGAATATTGAAAGATAATAAGGCAGAGAACCTGTCGGACGACCAGATTAAATATGCAAGCGTAATATTTAATGCTGGTAACGATTTGCTGACGCTGATTAACGATATCCTCGATCTGGCTAAAATTGAATCGGGCAAAATTGAGATCCAAAACGAGCGTACCTCAGTAGAAGGTATAGTTGGCGATATGCAAATGTTGTTTGCCGAAGTTGCGGGTAATAAAAAGATAAACTTTACAACACTGATAGGCGACGTGCCCGACTTTATTGTTGCCGATAAAGTAAGGGTGGAACAGATACTTAAAAACCTGCTCTCGAACGCGTTTAAATTTACGCCAGAAAATGGCGAGATCAGCATCAAAGCAATGCCGGGTGCAATTGCCGATACTATTGCTTTGAGTATTAAAGATTCGGGTATAGGCATACAGCCGGATAAACAAAAACTGATTTTTGAGGCGTTTCAACAAGAGGACGGGTCAACCAGTCGCAAATATGGAGGTACAGGTTTAGGTTTATCAATCAGCCGCGAACTGGCTGCTTTACTGGGCGGTTCAATAACCTTGTTTAGCGAGCCGGGTAAGGGCAGTGAGTTTACCTTTAACCTGCCTGTAAATGGCGCAGTTACACCGCATGTTGCTATTGAAGAAGAAGTACCTACTGTACAAAACTTCACCGCTACTGCCGAAATGCCAAAACTGGCTAAGGTGCTTTTTGATGATCCTAATCGCCAGCCTTTGGTAGTGATTGTGGAAGACGACCGTAACTTTGCGGAAATACTCCAAAACTATGCTGCAGAATACGGCTACCAGGCAGTATTGGTAAATGAAGGAACTAACGCGGCTGAAATTATTGCCGAAAATAAGCCAGATGCCGTATTGCTTGATATTATGCTGCCTGGCAAAGATGGCTGGGAAATATTAAAAGAGTTAAAGGCTAATCCGGAGACTAAAAATATCCCGGTACACATGATGTCGGCAGGTGAAGCTGCGGCTAAACGTGTGAAAAGCGAAGGTGCTATCAGTTTCATGAAAAAGCCGGTAAATACCGAAGCATTAAACAAACTGTTCAGCGATATTATAGAGCAGAGCAGCACTGGTGTAAAACAGATATTACTGGTTGAGGACCATGAAGCACAAAGCGATGCCCTGCGGGATTTAATGCAAAAACAAGGTATTGCCGTAGCGCAAGCTTATACCGGCGAGCAGGCATTTAAAATGCTGGAGGAAAATGAATACCAATGTGTTGTGCTCGATTTAAACCTGCCCGATATTTCTGGCTTGGATTTACTGGATAAGATTAAGGCTTTAGAGCGTTTTGCTTCGCTGCCTGTAATTATTAACACGGCTATGGAGCTGGATAAAAACTCGGTGAGCCGTTTAATGCAGTATGCCAATGCTATGGTGGTTAAAACCAGCAAATCATCAGACAGGCTGATTGACGAGGTAAACCTGTTTCTACATAAATTAAATACTGCTACACCGCAAGCCGCTGCTCCTGCCGCCAAACCTCGCCAGGTAACTGGTAGCAAAGCGATGCTCAAAGGCCGTAAGGTATTGCTGGTTGATGATGATATGCGTAACATATTTGCATTGAGCAGTGCCTTGCAATCATACGATCTGGAAGTAGAGATAGCAAATGATGGGGAAGAAGCGCTTAAAAAGCTGGAAGAATTACCACAGGTTGATATTGTGCTTATGGACATTATGATGCCGGTGATGGATGGTTACGAAGCGATGCGCCAGATAAGAAAGCAAAACAAATGGGCCAAATTACCCGTAATAGCGCTTACTGCAAAAGCAATGAAAGACGACCGCGACAAATGTATTGCGGCCGGTGCTAACGACTATATCACCAAACCGGTTGATGTTGACAGGCTAATTTCATTGATGCAGCTTTGGATGGAGAGCTAA
- a CDS encoding DEAD/DEAH box helicase, translating to MAVVFEDFDFNRQILNAIADAGYTEATPIQEKAIPPLLNGQDVLGIAQTGTGKTAAYVLPIIMKLKYAQGEHARALIIAPTRELAMQIEENVKAYAKYTDLRTVILYGGLGPKPQIEALKKGVDIIVATPGRFMDLYLAGHIITAGFKFLVLDEADKMMDMGFMPQINRILEVVPRKRQNLLFSATMSDKIQSLAGNFLEFPTVIEVTPQATPATTVEQSIYMVPGVKTKINLLRYLLDHTENIQKMIIFCKTRVSAEDVYKFLVRKFSEKEVKVLHANKGQNTRINSINAFKNDEVKILVATDVAARGIDVSNVSHVINFDVPVVIEDYVHRIGRTGRAYNLGEAITFCTPSEDYYMKKVQRLIKQTILVNELPADVFVEQPGYDERQAQAKEIDMQKRKENPDFKGAFHEKKLSNTKEGADAKKAYIKKLKDASKKKYYKPKRK from the coding sequence ATGGCTGTAGTTTTTGAAGATTTTGATTTTAACCGGCAGATATTGAATGCAATTGCCGATGCCGGTTACACCGAGGCTACGCCTATTCAGGAAAAAGCGATCCCGCCGTTGTTAAACGGTCAGGATGTTTTGGGTATTGCGCAAACCGGTACGGGTAAAACCGCGGCCTATGTGCTGCCCATTATCATGAAGCTTAAATATGCACAGGGTGAGCACGCAAGGGCATTAATTATTGCACCAACGCGCGAACTGGCTATGCAGATAGAAGAGAATGTAAAGGCTTATGCCAAGTACACCGACCTGCGTACGGTTATTTTATACGGAGGCCTTGGCCCCAAACCGCAAATTGAAGCGCTAAAAAAAGGTGTAGATATTATCGTAGCCACACCCGGCCGTTTTATGGATCTGTATTTGGCAGGGCATATTATTACTGCTGGATTCAAGTTTTTGGTACTCGATGAAGCCGATAAGATGATGGATATGGGCTTTATGCCACAGATCAATCGGATACTGGAGGTAGTGCCACGTAAACGCCAGAACCTGTTGTTTTCGGCTACTATGTCTGATAAGATCCAATCACTAGCAGGTAATTTCCTTGAGTTTCCTACTGTTATTGAAGTTACGCCGCAGGCAACTCCGGCAACTACGGTTGAGCAAAGCATCTATATGGTGCCGGGTGTTAAGACAAAGATTAACCTGTTGAGATACCTGTTAGACCATACCGAAAATATTCAGAAAATGATCATTTTCTGTAAAACCCGGGTTTCGGCAGAGGATGTGTATAAGTTTTTGGTGCGCAAGTTCAGCGAGAAAGAAGTAAAGGTTTTGCACGCTAATAAAGGGCAAAATACCCGCATTAACTCCATCAACGCGTTTAAGAATGACGAGGTGAAAATACTGGTGGCTACCGATGTGGCTGCGCGTGGTATCGACGTAAGTAATGTAAGCCACGTAATTAACTTCGATGTACCTGTGGTTATCGAAGATTATGTGCACCGCATTGGCCGTACTGGTCGTGCATATAATTTGGGTGAGGCTATCACTTTTTGCACGCCTTCCGAAGATTATTACATGAAAAAGGTGCAGCGCCTTATTAAACAAACCATTTTGGTTAATGAGTTACCTGCAGATGTTTTTGTGGAGCAGCCAGGTTATGACGAGCGCCAGGCGCAGGCGAAAGAGATAGATATGCAGAAACGCAAGGAGAACCCTGATTTTAAAGGGGCTTTCCACGAAAAGAAGCTATCTAACACCAAAGAAGGGGCAGATGCTAAGAAAGCTTACATCAAAAAGCTGAAAGATGCATCTAAAAAGAAATACTACAAGCCAAAAAGAAAATAA
- a CDS encoding dihydroorotase — protein MSSILIKAATIVNENKQFTADLLIKDGLIERIDGTIDVKADQEINAEGLHLFPGCIDDQVHFREPGLTHKGEIYTESRAAVAGGITSFMEMPNTVPNTLTQELLEQKYQIGAQKSLANYSFFMGASNDNLDEVLKTDASQVCGIKVFMGSSTGNMLVDNPKTLEHLFAESPMLIATHCEDEATIKANLEHYKQLVGEQNLTIKFHPKIRSEEACYLSSSMAVALAKKHNTRLHILHISTEKETHLFSNAIPLSEKRITAEACIHHLWFSDADYETKGNLIKWNPAVKTATDREGILKAVLDGRIDVIATDHAPHTAEEKAQPYMQAPSGGPLVQHALPAMLELYHQGKITLEQIAEKMAHNVATLFRIEKRGFIREGYWADIALVNLNNPWTVTKDNILYKCNWSPFEGTTFKSKIAHTIVSGKLAYHNGQLVEVGSGSRLSFRQ, from the coding sequence ATGTCATCAATCCTTATTAAAGCAGCCACAATAGTTAACGAGAACAAACAATTTACAGCCGACCTTTTAATTAAAGACGGCCTGATTGAACGTATTGACGGAACAATTGATGTAAAAGCCGACCAGGAAATCAATGCGGAAGGCTTGCATTTATTCCCGGGATGTATTGATGACCAGGTGCATTTTCGCGAACCGGGCTTAACCCATAAAGGCGAAATTTATACCGAATCGCGCGCGGCTGTGGCTGGTGGTATTACTTCTTTTATGGAGATGCCGAATACAGTGCCGAATACTTTAACGCAGGAATTACTGGAGCAGAAATACCAAATTGGCGCACAAAAATCATTAGCTAACTACTCATTTTTTATGGGGGCATCTAATGACAATCTTGATGAAGTTTTAAAAACCGATGCCAGCCAGGTATGTGGCATTAAAGTTTTCATGGGTTCATCAACAGGTAATATGTTGGTTGATAACCCTAAAACATTGGAGCATCTGTTTGCCGAATCGCCCATGCTGATTGCTACGCATTGCGAAGATGAAGCTACCATTAAAGCTAACCTGGAGCATTACAAGCAACTGGTAGGTGAGCAAAACCTGACCATAAAATTTCATCCTAAAATTCGTAGTGAAGAAGCTTGTTACTTGTCATCATCAATGGCCGTGGCATTGGCTAAGAAGCATAATACGCGTTTGCACATCCTGCATATTTCTACCGAGAAAGAAACGCACTTGTTCAGCAATGCCATCCCACTGAGCGAAAAACGGATTACTGCAGAAGCTTGTATCCATCACCTCTGGTTTAGCGATGCTGATTACGAAACCAAAGGCAATCTCATTAAATGGAACCCAGCTGTTAAAACTGCTACAGACCGCGAAGGTATTTTGAAAGCTGTTTTAGATGGCCGCATTGATGTAATTGCTACAGATCACGCCCCTCATACTGCCGAAGAAAAGGCGCAACCTTATATGCAGGCACCATCTGGCGGCCCGCTGGTACAACATGCATTGCCTGCCATGCTGGAGCTTTATCACCAGGGTAAAATTACCTTAGAGCAAATTGCCGAAAAGATGGCCCATAACGTGGCTACCCTATTCAGAATTGAAAAACGTGGATTTATCCGCGAAGGTTACTGGGCAGATATAGCATTGGTAAACCTGAATAACCCGTGGACGGTTACTAAAGACAACATTTTATATAAATGTAACTGGAGCCCCTTTGAAGGCACTACTTTTAAATCAAAAATTGCACACACTATTGTGTCTGGCAAGCTGGCTTATCACAACGGGCAACTGGTTGAAGTTGGCTCTGGTTCGCGTTTAAGTTTCAGGCAATAA
- a CDS encoding copper homeostasis protein CutC, with the protein MYQPVTLEVCANSVTSAIAAQQGGAVRIELCENLNEAGTTPSYGQIILTRRLLEIKVYTLIRPRGGDFLYTDYEFEIMLADINNCINAGCDGVVIGMLKKDGSIDKDRSGILADLARKHGLGVTFHRAFDICSDYYQALEDIIDIGCERILTSGGKTTAMEGAGTIAHLVEKAAGRISIMAGSGINENNVGDLVRFTGINEIHTSAKVRNQSRMDYHNEHIMMGNRYHDLYTFESTDIERVKEILAKANGQ; encoded by the coding sequence ATGTATCAACCCGTAACGCTCGAAGTATGCGCTAACTCTGTCACGTCTGCAATAGCCGCCCAGCAAGGCGGAGCCGTTAGAATAGAACTTTGTGAAAACCTGAACGAAGCCGGTACTACCCCATCATACGGACAAATAATTTTAACCCGAAGGCTTTTAGAAATTAAAGTTTATACGCTCATCCGCCCTCGTGGAGGCGATTTTCTGTATACCGATTACGAGTTTGAAATTATGCTGGCCGACATTAACAACTGCATTAACGCAGGTTGCGACGGTGTGGTAATTGGTATGCTGAAGAAAGACGGCAGCATAGATAAAGACCGGAGCGGCATATTAGCCGACCTTGCCCGCAAACATGGCCTGGGGGTTACCTTTCACCGCGCCTTTGATATTTGTTCTGACTATTACCAGGCACTGGAAGATATCATCGATATTGGGTGCGAACGCATCCTTACATCTGGCGGTAAAACTACAGCCATGGAAGGTGCAGGCACAATTGCCCATTTGGTTGAAAAAGCAGCAGGCCGCATCAGTATTATGGCGGGCAGCGGCATTAACGAGAACAATGTGGGCGACCTGGTTCGTTTTACCGGTATTAATGAGATCCATACCTCGGCCAAAGTACGTAATCAAAGCCGCATGGATTACCATAATGAACACATTATGATGGGCAACCGCTATCATGATTTGTATACTTTTGAAAGTACCGATATTGAGCGGGTAAAAGAGATATTGGCGAAAGCAAATGGGCAATGA